One genomic window of Aethina tumida isolate Nest 87 chromosome 3, icAetTumi1.1, whole genome shotgun sequence includes the following:
- the LOC109601611 gene encoding protein phtf isoform X1 yields the protein MGVDDLFDWYQKKIAKYDKQRWETRIEQTEQRIIGLNHVRMRSTKPNTNLIDLDLVRGSSFAKAKPQHGFLTIAKLATLRFILFPYYAKWWLQHTSKNVFILILILYATQIINVTVYSFYNYSSEAQNLSCMEFVVPFIMMWILSLIHSQIVATHHGVDTMLNDGTKSRQFRRRRNQFRVQRSKEKLVETRCDSASSVKSKKLKFNDVVRVDNAEQRNRSQLNLVLNAHHDDDGFESLNGNGSRTSEEEVVPAFSLVQNLTDKTKAESDKDVDNDEVASNCSSRNKCATWIKSQLNDTPFRRVANTDSESDKESDCKQPMQGKRRNSRIPTINVHHTCDTEDEVLSSPDLVHGDLMHEDLLSSANEWTTGITTNSEDCSITDTDTDDVADVQGSEYMSMEYDNDLAPTGILNSSAVKVSCILWERNEINKADLSMLDISSAIIGRVHAMPERMDYFYVGMVISTILAFLPVICFFCNCNEIPTTTSNQYLVTDLWKNVSSQVPIFTGLDWYKSISAEMLSSLFEFAFGISLFEKSILIIAMLQRLILGALSFFLLSVAERTFKQRFLYAKLFSHLTSSRRARKSELPHFRLNKVRNIKTWLSVRSYLKRRGPQRSVDVIVSTSFAVCLLLLIFLCFELLKETINFSQYYLEALIWCLGLGIFLLRFMTLGTKINKKYRNLSVLITEQINLHLQIEQKPHKKEELNVANNVLKLAIDLLKELESPFKISGLSANPILYNVTKLIILSALSGVLSEMLGFKLKLHKIKLK from the exons ATGGGGGTTGACGATTTATTTGACTG GTATCAAAAGAAAATTGCAAAATACGATAAGCAAAGATGGGAGACAAGAATAGAACAAACAGAGCAAAGGATTATTGGATTAAATCATGTTCGTATGAGGAGTACAAAACCTAACACAAACCTTATTGACCTTGATTTGGTTCGAG GATCATCATTTGCAAAGGCCAAGCCTCAACATGGCTTTTTAACGATTGCCAAATTGGCTACTttgagatttattttatttccgtATTACGCCAAGTGGTGGTTGCAACACACTTCTAAGaatgtttttattcttatattaatattatatgcgactcaaattataaatgttactgTATAtagtttctataattattcatcAGAAGCACAG aaCCTGTCATGTATGGAATTTGTGGTGCCTTTCATTATGATGTGGATACTGAGTTTGATTCACTCACAAATTGTGGCCACTCATCATGGGGTCGACACAATGTTAAACGACGGCACTAAATCAAGGCAGTTTAGACGTAGACGTAATCAGTTTAGAGTTCAACGTAGCAAGGAAAAACTTGTTGAAACCAGATGCGACAGTGCTAGCTctgttaaaagtaaaaaacttaaatttaatgacgTAGTTCGTGTTGATAACGCTGAACAAAGAAATAG ATCTCAATTGAACCTAGTCCTTAACGCTCACCATGATGATGATGGGTTCGAAAGCCTTAACGGCAACGGTTCGAGGACCAGTGAAGAGGAAGTAGTTCCTGCATTTTCTTTAGTACAAAACCTTACAGATAAGACTAAAGCAGAAAGTGATAAAGATGTTGATAATGATGAGGTCGCGTCTAATTGCAGCTCGAGAAACAAATGTGCGACCTGGATCAAAAGTCAGCTAAATGACACACCCTTTAGGAGAGTTGCCAACACTGACTCCGAAAGCGATAAGGAATCAGATTGCAAACAACCAATGCAA ggcAAGAGACGCAATTCCCGTATTCCTACAATAAATGTGCACCACACCTGCGACACTGAGGATGAGGTGCTCTCGTCCCCCGACCTTGTCCACGGGGATTTGATGCACGAGGATCTGTTATCGTCGGCCAACGAGTGGACTACCGGTATTACCACAAATAGCGAGGACTGTAGCATCACGGACACAGATACGGACGATGTGGCGGATGTCCAGGGTTCTGAATACATGTCCATGGAGTACGACAACGATTTGGCTCCAACTGGAATTTTAAACTCTTCAGCCGTTAAAG ttagTTGTATTTTATGGGAACGAAATGAAATCAACAAGGCAGATCTCTCCATGCTTGATATTAGCTCCGCAATTATTGGACGGGTACACGCCATGCCAGAACGGatggattatttttatgttggaaTGGTAATCTCCACAATTTTGGCATTCCTTCCAGTAATTTGTTTCTTCTGCAATTGTAATGAAATCCCAACTACTACATCAAACCAATATTTAGTCACAGACTTGTGGAAGAACGTCTCCTCTCAAGTGCCCATTTTCACGGGCTTAGATTGGTATAAAAGTATAAGTGCGGAAATGTTAAGCAGTTTATTTGAATTCGCTTTTGGAATATCATTATT tgAGAAGAGTATATTGATAATTGCCATGCTCCAGAGGTTAATACTAGGCGCTTTAAGTTTTTTTCTGTTGTCTGTGGCAGAGCGGACGTTCAAGCAGCGGTTTCTCTACGCCAAATTGTTTTCTCATCTAACTTCATCTCGCAGGGCTAGAAAATCTGAATTACCCCATTTTAGATTGAATAAAGTgcggaatattaaaacttggcTGTCGGTGAGGTCGTATCTGAAAAGAAGAGGCCCTCAAAGGTCAGTAGATGTGATAGTATCAACATCCTTTGCCGTATGTCTGCTGCTGTTGATCTTTCtttgttttgaattattaaag GAAACAATAAACTTCTCTCAATATTACCTAGAAGCTCTCATTTGGTGTCTTGGATTAGGAATATTTCTTCTTCGCTTCATGACACttggaacaaaaataaataagaagtaTAGAAATCTTTCAGTTCTCATAACAGAACAAATCAATTTGCACTTgcaaattgaacaaaaaccgcataaaaaagaagaattaaATGTTGCTAACAATGTCTTAAAATTAGCAATAGATCTACTTAag gaacTGGAAAGTCCATTTAAAATATCGGGATTATCTGCTAATCCAATATTGTATAACGTGACAAAGTTGATAATATTATCTGCTTTATCTGGTGTACTATCAGAAATGCTGGGTTTCAAATTGAagcttcataaaataaaattaaagtaa
- the LOC109601613 gene encoding transmembrane emp24 domain-containing protein 7 — translation MKTILNIPLLALLLVFILDLVKATELTFELPDSAKECFYEEIQKNTTATLEFQVVTGGQYDVDVLLEGPQKQKLYSEIKRQFDSHTFTAPTTGIYVVCFSNEFSTISHKLVYMNFEVGEEQPLPGLGEHMTALTQMEASAQDIHKSLNSIVDLQTHHRLREAQGRKRAEDLNEKVLWWSLMETMCVLVISVGQVFILKNFFTEKKPFNLK, via the exons ATGAAAACTATCTTAAATATACCTTTATTGGCCTTGCTTCTTGtgtttatattagatttagtAAAGGCAACAGAATTAACGTTTGAGTTGCCTGATAGTGCCAAAGAATGTTTCTATgaagaaattcaaaagaatACAACAGCGACCTTAGAGTTTCAG GTCGTAACAGGGGGCCAATATGATGTAGATGTTCTGCTGGAAGGTCCACAAAAACAAAAGTTATATAGTGAAATTAAGAGACAATTTGATTCTCATACTTTCACAGCACCTACCACTGGAATTTATGTTGTGTGCTTCAGCAATGAGTTCTCCACTATCTCACATAAACTggtttatatgaattttgaaGTAGGAGAAGAGCAACCATTGCCTGGATTAGGTGAACATATGACTGCATTAACACag atGGAAGCTTCTGCTCAAGATATTCACAAGTCGCTGAACTCAATTGTGGACTTGCAAACACATCATAGATTACGTGAAGCACAAGGAAGGAAAAGGGCCGAGGACTTGAATGAAAAAGTTTTGTGGTGGTCTTTAATGGAAACAATGTGTGTTCTTGTAATCTCAGTAGgacaagtatttattttaaagaacttCTTTACAGAAAAGAAACCTTTCAACTTAAAATAG
- the LOC109601611 gene encoding protein phtf isoform X2, whose translation MVYFRSSFAKAKPQHGFLTIAKLATLRFILFPYYAKWWLQHTSKNVFILILILYATQIINVTVYSFYNYSSEAQNLSCMEFVVPFIMMWILSLIHSQIVATHHGVDTMLNDGTKSRQFRRRRNQFRVQRSKEKLVETRCDSASSVKSKKLKFNDVVRVDNAEQRNRSQLNLVLNAHHDDDGFESLNGNGSRTSEEEVVPAFSLVQNLTDKTKAESDKDVDNDEVASNCSSRNKCATWIKSQLNDTPFRRVANTDSESDKESDCKQPMQGKRRNSRIPTINVHHTCDTEDEVLSSPDLVHGDLMHEDLLSSANEWTTGITTNSEDCSITDTDTDDVADVQGSEYMSMEYDNDLAPTGILNSSAVKVSCILWERNEINKADLSMLDISSAIIGRVHAMPERMDYFYVGMVISTILAFLPVICFFCNCNEIPTTTSNQYLVTDLWKNVSSQVPIFTGLDWYKSISAEMLSSLFEFAFGISLFEKSILIIAMLQRLILGALSFFLLSVAERTFKQRFLYAKLFSHLTSSRRARKSELPHFRLNKVRNIKTWLSVRSYLKRRGPQRSVDVIVSTSFAVCLLLLIFLCFELLKETINFSQYYLEALIWCLGLGIFLLRFMTLGTKINKKYRNLSVLITEQINLHLQIEQKPHKKEELNVANNVLKLAIDLLKELESPFKISGLSANPILYNVTKLIILSALSGVLSEMLGFKLKLHKIKLK comes from the exons ATGGTTTACTTtc GATCATCATTTGCAAAGGCCAAGCCTCAACATGGCTTTTTAACGATTGCCAAATTGGCTACTttgagatttattttatttccgtATTACGCCAAGTGGTGGTTGCAACACACTTCTAAGaatgtttttattcttatattaatattatatgcgactcaaattataaatgttactgTATAtagtttctataattattcatcAGAAGCACAG aaCCTGTCATGTATGGAATTTGTGGTGCCTTTCATTATGATGTGGATACTGAGTTTGATTCACTCACAAATTGTGGCCACTCATCATGGGGTCGACACAATGTTAAACGACGGCACTAAATCAAGGCAGTTTAGACGTAGACGTAATCAGTTTAGAGTTCAACGTAGCAAGGAAAAACTTGTTGAAACCAGATGCGACAGTGCTAGCTctgttaaaagtaaaaaacttaaatttaatgacgTAGTTCGTGTTGATAACGCTGAACAAAGAAATAG ATCTCAATTGAACCTAGTCCTTAACGCTCACCATGATGATGATGGGTTCGAAAGCCTTAACGGCAACGGTTCGAGGACCAGTGAAGAGGAAGTAGTTCCTGCATTTTCTTTAGTACAAAACCTTACAGATAAGACTAAAGCAGAAAGTGATAAAGATGTTGATAATGATGAGGTCGCGTCTAATTGCAGCTCGAGAAACAAATGTGCGACCTGGATCAAAAGTCAGCTAAATGACACACCCTTTAGGAGAGTTGCCAACACTGACTCCGAAAGCGATAAGGAATCAGATTGCAAACAACCAATGCAA ggcAAGAGACGCAATTCCCGTATTCCTACAATAAATGTGCACCACACCTGCGACACTGAGGATGAGGTGCTCTCGTCCCCCGACCTTGTCCACGGGGATTTGATGCACGAGGATCTGTTATCGTCGGCCAACGAGTGGACTACCGGTATTACCACAAATAGCGAGGACTGTAGCATCACGGACACAGATACGGACGATGTGGCGGATGTCCAGGGTTCTGAATACATGTCCATGGAGTACGACAACGATTTGGCTCCAACTGGAATTTTAAACTCTTCAGCCGTTAAAG ttagTTGTATTTTATGGGAACGAAATGAAATCAACAAGGCAGATCTCTCCATGCTTGATATTAGCTCCGCAATTATTGGACGGGTACACGCCATGCCAGAACGGatggattatttttatgttggaaTGGTAATCTCCACAATTTTGGCATTCCTTCCAGTAATTTGTTTCTTCTGCAATTGTAATGAAATCCCAACTACTACATCAAACCAATATTTAGTCACAGACTTGTGGAAGAACGTCTCCTCTCAAGTGCCCATTTTCACGGGCTTAGATTGGTATAAAAGTATAAGTGCGGAAATGTTAAGCAGTTTATTTGAATTCGCTTTTGGAATATCATTATT tgAGAAGAGTATATTGATAATTGCCATGCTCCAGAGGTTAATACTAGGCGCTTTAAGTTTTTTTCTGTTGTCTGTGGCAGAGCGGACGTTCAAGCAGCGGTTTCTCTACGCCAAATTGTTTTCTCATCTAACTTCATCTCGCAGGGCTAGAAAATCTGAATTACCCCATTTTAGATTGAATAAAGTgcggaatattaaaacttggcTGTCGGTGAGGTCGTATCTGAAAAGAAGAGGCCCTCAAAGGTCAGTAGATGTGATAGTATCAACATCCTTTGCCGTATGTCTGCTGCTGTTGATCTTTCtttgttttgaattattaaag GAAACAATAAACTTCTCTCAATATTACCTAGAAGCTCTCATTTGGTGTCTTGGATTAGGAATATTTCTTCTTCGCTTCATGACACttggaacaaaaataaataagaagtaTAGAAATCTTTCAGTTCTCATAACAGAACAAATCAATTTGCACTTgcaaattgaacaaaaaccgcataaaaaagaagaattaaATGTTGCTAACAATGTCTTAAAATTAGCAATAGATCTACTTAag gaacTGGAAAGTCCATTTAAAATATCGGGATTATCTGCTAATCCAATATTGTATAACGTGACAAAGTTGATAATATTATCTGCTTTATCTGGTGTACTATCAGAAATGCTGGGTTTCAAATTGAagcttcataaaataaaattaaagtaa
- the LOC109601610 gene encoding adenylate cyclase type 10, protein MSLHDGINRESTEAKGGTPRDTLITGDDLVKVVQASEISLDAESAETKILASLVPDEIIYDIEDYSIRNIEGALLFGDVSGFTELCEKYNKVDKGGSSRLTQILNSYIGAMVQEIMSHNGDILKFSGDAFVVVWKQTESVPMRDVVHAAIDCGLIIQKSYGSYDTDVDVTIRVKLIISCGTFQFSIIGDKSNSHYLEVGEPIWDIKAADGKSGPGDVVVTPNAWQHINTNEYVFNKVSDGQHIRVLSIGPIWRAVTKKNKEHIDEESEFALRPAVNYAVASRLKESMRRFIIKPIMDAIDLGESLDYLTEVRYVATIMLDIILTDVDRPGMVLKVANQIYKCVCSASHAYYGIVNKINFFDKDLMVLVIFGLRGYKMNNECERALKCATELRTQLMNIRLVRQVSIGVTTVTAERMLGKERLMSEFAYVVPADVPSVICNIIEEDKKIPYVTIRYIYLKALGLTEESTTSQHSEYSISLKSIHNDNIKRIHLSPLNNAYHGAMACQLMHVEAITPELERMLQSLSEGKPGWMENFLISLIQSSEIIVRNMTYKEAYDRGLQMPPTHMIKRISEWEKRKIIKGVMENDDNLEWHIYQDCYRESFTDLSDIEAFELKFKNERVITAATIGTFFSPESLDLETTMDVVMIKIFDLLTSYQQLVIKCTSILKSDIPRNMLVFIMNTGTKRKTAIAIKTLFEKEVLCCAHGNFLEANETMIFKGRLMSPLTVKQIKCECKGIIIDETCEDLPKYASCGYLRFRMSGFRSIIYNLLTDMQKKEFHNRAMKFLERESRRCKSCGGGIFPDILGEPKKNAWKPRKPQRRPRADVNRDIFMEYMEVEKETRRTSKTSMSVVGSSLSKHKPTRAANYNSLDNYSEKMSYNSSVSQGLIGIQNMKKLKKQEKLMKTFSNIDFSECQCHLILFSIFAELLEHCKGAENYDKMMEVMLTHANICIEYGSYYEAQSILKEAMNLLDNLAYSSKYLKWMLDIKRGKVLTLMGYAYFALNHYEKAYEFYQSALASYGCEFPWSNIEKKLKLFYGRLKHKIRFFMCRDGFKDKESVYAQFYDDVSECLYHFSVITSYMGKTDLSMLSAVWSLEKALQSSMNYVRLCNAYAQMIRMQSKFRICRFSIALETYALRMVHFIKYITMPEDIKATARLYASIFEARLCRSELTLAMETGYITWRLGNSKRSNVLLMKFLPLFALNAMYRNLINEAVVILQELEFFVNEERDLTGKLTFYTMCIITQLETCFTVESFRSVEDFIKTEGYIINIKDPRAKSRFAAVMWLWCIRNEYYETAEMWKDQAFQLVTNEQIFIKFDVICALYLLEGQILCLVHQLDRKGTEECFMLQKSIRKLINNLSIIKDKFVIIKPRLMHMKTYFTLALSNNYSCIGGILKAKDFSIKCGNLLERDFLDHTYKAWTESLPQGQIDFWKDHCEENLIDVHETGHIEGAPGFFTLPVPIYM, encoded by the exons atgagTTTACACGATGGTATAAATAGAGAGAGTACTGAGGCGAAAGGAGGAACCCCAA GGGATACATTAATAACAGGGGACGACTTAGTTAAAGTTGTTCAGGCATCAGAAATATCTCTTGATGCGGAGTCTgcagaaactaaaatattagctTCGCTGGTACCCGATGAAATAATCTATGACATTGAAGATTATAGTATAAGAAATATAGAAGGTGCATTACTTTTTGGGGATGTTTCTg gttTCACCGAACTGTGTGAAAAGTACAACAAAGTAGATAAAGGTGGGTCTTCGAGATTAACTCAGattttaaacagttatatTGGAGCAATGGTTCAAGAAATAATGTCTCATAATggggatattttaaaattttcgggAGATGCTTTCGTTGTAGTATGGAAACAAACAGAATCTGTGCCTATGCGAGATGTTGTCCATGCCGCTATAGATTGTGGATTGATTATACAAAAATCGTATGGGTCTTACGACACCGATGTAGATGTAACCATAAGAG tcaaaTTGATCATATCTTGCGGtacatttcaattttctataataggCGATAAGTCAAATTCACATTATTTGGAAGTCGGTGAACCAATTTGGGATATTAAGGCCGCAGATGGAAAAAGTGGTCCAGGGGATGTAGTGGTAACTCCTAATGCTTGGCAACATATAAACACCAATGAATATGTCTTCAATAAGGTTTCCGATGGTCAACATATtaga GTTTTAAGTATAGGTCCAATTTGGAGAGCggttactaaaaaaaataaag AACATATAGATGAAGAAAGTGAATTTGCtt tgcGACCAGCGGTCAACTATGCAGTTGCATCAAGGTTAAAAGAATCCATGAGAAGGTTCattataaaacctataatGGATGCAATCGATTTGGGCGAATCATTGGATTATCTAACAGAAGTGAGATATGTTGCCACTATCATGTTGGATATCATATTAACTGATGTGGATAGACCTGGAATGGTTTTAAAAGTTgctaatcaaatttataaatgtgtttgCAG TGCCTCACATGCTTATTATGGtattgtcaataaaataaattttttcgacAAAGATCTAATGGTTCTGGTTATATTTGGTTTACGAggttacaaaatgaataacgaatgtGAACGGGCACTTAAGTGTGCAACTGAACTTCGAACACAACTAATGAATATTCGACTGGTTAGGCAAGTTTCAATTGGAGTAACTAccg TGACTGCAGAAAGAATGCTGGGCAAAGAAAGATTAATGAGCGAATTTGCATATGTTGTACCGGCCGATGTACCTAGTGTAATATGCAATATAATTGAAGAAGACAAAAAG ATTCCTTACGTTACAATACGATATATATATCTAAAAGCTTTGGGACTTACTGAAGAATCTACAA CTTCCCAACATTCAGAATATTCTATTTCATTGAAATCAATacataatgataatattaaaagaatacaCTTGAGTCCACTTAATAATGCTTATCATGGTGCCATGGCTTGCCAATTAATGCATGTTGAAGCAATAACTCCTGAGTTAGAGAG gatgCTTCAAAGCTTAAGTGAGGGGAAACCAGGATGGATGGAGAATTTTTTGATCAGTTTAATACAATCATCTGAAATAATAGTCAGAAATATGACTTACAAAGAAGCATATGATCGAGGTTTACAAATGCCACCAACGCATATGATAAAACG AATATCCGAATGGGAGaaacgaaaaataataaagggtGTAATGGAAAATGATGATAATTTGGAATGGCACATTTATCAGGATTGTTATAGA gaAAGCTTTACAGATCTTTCGGACATCGAAGCTTTCgagctaaaatttaaaaatgaaagagTAATAACCGCTGCAACTATAGGTACTTTTTTTAGTCCTGAATCGTTAGACTTGGAAACAACAATGGATGTAGTCatgataaaaattttcgaCTTACTGACTTCCTATCAACAATTAGTGATTAAGTGCACATCTATATTAAAATCAGATATTCCTAGGAATATGTTAGTATTCATCATGAATACAGGTACAAAGAGGAAAACTGCGATAG caattaaaacattattcgaAAAAGAAGTTTTATGTTGTGCACATGGAAACTTCTTAGAAGCGAATGAAACAATGATATTTAAAGGTCGTTTGATGTCGCCTTTGActgtaaaacaaattaagtgTGAGTGTAAAGGTATTATAATTGACG AAACTTGTGAGGATCTTCCAAAATATGCATCCTGTGGGTATTTGAGATTCCGTATGTCCGGTTTCCGCtccattatttacaatttattaactgaTATGCAAAAAAAGGAATTTCATAACCGAGCTATGAAGTTTTTAGAGAGGGAGAGTCGTAGATGTAAAAGTTGTGGAGGTGGAATTTTTCCAGATATTTTGGGGGAACCCAAGAAAAAC GCATGGAAGCCTAGGAAACCTCAAAGAAGACCACGTGCGGATGTGAATAGGGATATCtttatggaatatatggaggTGGAGAAGGAGACAAGAAGAACTTCAAAAACAAGTATGAGTGTTGTTGGTTCCAGTTTATCAAAACACAAACCGACCAGAGCCGCTAACTATAACTCACTCGATAATTATTCTGAAAAAATGTcttata ACTCAAGTGTAAGTCAGGGACTTATAGGcatacaaaatatgaaaaaattgaagaaacaaGAGAAACTAATGAAAACTTTTTCGAACATTGATTTTTCAGAGTGCCAGTGtcatttgattttattcagTATATTTGCTGAATTACTAGAACATTGTAAGGGTGCAG agaattatgataaaatgatgGAGGTTATGTTAACTCATGCAAATATATGTATTGAATACGGAAGCTATTACGAAGCACAAAGCATTCTCAAAGAGGCAATGAATTTATTGGAT AACTTAGCGTACagctcaaaatatttaaaatggatgCTGGACATAAAAAGAGGAAAAGTGTTGACGTTAATGGGATATGCATATTTTGCTTTGAATCACTATGAAAAAGCTTACGAATTTTATCAATCTGCCTTAGCTAGTTATG gttgCGAGTTTCCTTGGAGCAATATAgagaaaaagttaaaattgttttatggacgtttaaaacacaaaataaggtTTTTCATGTGTAGGGATGGCTTCAAGGATAAAGAAAGCGTTTACGCTCAATTTTATGATGATGTTTCGGAATGTTTGTATCATTTTTCTGTGATCACTTCG tacatGGGTAAAACAGACCTTTCTATGCTATCGGCAGTTTGGTCTTTGGAAAAAGCTTTGCAGTCCTCAATGAATTATGTACGCCTTTGTAACGCTTATGCACAAATGATTCGGATGCAGTCTAAATTCAGAATATGTAGGTTTTCAATAGCATTAGAAACCTATGCTTTAAGAATGgtccattttataaaatatataactatgCCTGAAGATATTAAGGCAACCGCTAGGCTATATGCCTCTATATTCGAAGCaag ATTGTGTAGATCAGAATTAACCTTGGCTATGGAAACTGGTTACATCACTTGGAGATTGGGTAACTCGAAAAGATCTAATGTGCTGCTAATGAAATTTCTACCTTTATTCGCATTAAATGCAATGTAtagaaatttgattaatgaGGCAGTTGTCATATTACAAGAActtgaattttttgtaaatgaagAACGTGATTTAACAG ggaaattgacattttatacTATGTGTATCATTACTCAGCTAGAAACATGTTTCACTGTAGAATCATTTAGAAGTGTggaagattttataaaaacggaaggttacattattaatatcaaagaTCCCCGGGCTAAAAGCAGATTTGCTGCGGTAATGTGGCTTTGGTGCATTAGAAATGAATACTATGAAACAGCCGAAATGTGGAAAGATCAAGCATTTCAATTGGTCACTAATGAACAGATATTTATCAAGTTTGACGTTATATGTGCCTTGTACCTTCTTGAAGGgcaaattttatgtttggtTCATCAGCTAGACAGAAAGGGCACTGAAGAATGCTTTATGTTACAAAAGAGTAttagaaaattgataaataatttgagtatcattaaagataaatttgtgATAATAAAGCCTAG ATTAATGCATATGAAGACTTATTTCACGTTGGCCTTGTCAAACAACTATAGTTGTATTGGTGGAATATTGAAGGCTAAGGATTTTTCGATTAAATGTGGAAATTTATTGGAAAGAGATTTTCTTGATCATACCTATAAG gCATGGACAGAAAGCCTCCCTCAAGGACAAATAGATTTTTGGAAAGATCATTGTGAAGAGAATCTCATTGATGTCCACGAAACTGGACACATAGAAGGTGCTCCAGGATTTTTTACTCTTCCTGTTCcgatttatatgtaa